The segment ACGATCTCGATCTTCGTGATCGCGGCCTTCATCGCGTTCGGGGTCCAGCCGCTCTCCGTGCGCTTGGAGCGCCGGATGCCCAAGCCCGTTGCCGTCGGCATCGTCTTTCTCGGTCTGCTCGTTCTGGTGGTCGTCTTTTTGGTGATCGTGGTGCCGCTGACGATCGCCCAAACGCAAGTCCTGGTCGCAAATATCCCAGCGTATGCGTCAACCATCCAAACCTGGCTGCTCTCGGCCCAGGATGCACTCGATCGCTATCTTCCTGCGGTGAAGCTTCCGCCCGGCTTCAACATCGGGCGGATCGGCACCGCACAGATCTCGAGCTTTGTAAGCGATGCGGTCGCTTCGCTCGGTGCGATTGCGCTCAATACTGCGACGGCCTTCTTCATCGCGTTCTCGTCGATCATTCTCTCCGTATTCTTCCTGCTCAACGACACGCAGATCGCGGAAGGCTTTGCCGCGCTCTTTCCGCCTCGCCGACGAGAGACCGCGCGCAAGCTCGCGGCCGAGGTGACCGAAGTATTCGGCAACTACATCTCGGGCCAGGTGATCGTCAGCGCCATCACCGGAGCGGTCATCGCGATACTGACCGCGATCCTCGGTTTTAAGTTCTCGCTGATCATCGGCCTGATCTCGGCCGTTGCCTACGCTATTCCGATCATCGGCATGCTAATCGCCGAGCTGATCGCGGTGCCGCTTTCACTGCCGCAGGGTCTCGGGATGGTCGTTTGGGTGCAGATCGTGATGTTCGGCATGGCGCGAGTCAGCGACAACGTGCTCGTTCCAAAAATTATGGGCCAATCGGTCGGCGTGTCGCCGATCGGCGCGATGTTCGCAGTCTTTGCCGGCGGCGAGCTCTTTGGAATTCCCGGGCTCATTCTCGGGATTCCCGCAGCGGCGCTGCTCAAGATCCTCTGGCGCTATTTCATGGCGCCGTGGATAACCGCGCAGCTCGAAAAGAACTAGAAAAGCGCAGCGGCTCCTTCGGCGGCGTTGCGACGACGCCGATCGGATCGGCGTAGACGACGTGTCCGCAGGCATGGGCCGCGCCGAGCCGTTGTGAATTCGCGCTCGGGGTGAGGTCGTTCTGCGCGACCGCGACGAGCAGCACGCGAGCACGCCGGGCGTACGCGCACGGCCGGTCGTCGGGCAGATCGCGCGTTTGGGTTGACGGCGAGAGTACGTTGACGACGCCGAGACGCAACCCGTCACCGCCGATGCGGGCGGGATGCGTCGACGCGATCCAACGATAGACTCCGGGCCTCGTATCGCCAACGCGCAGCGCGTCGTCGTAATAGTCGATTGGATGGCGGCCCGCATAATGGATCGTGAAGATCACCGCCAGACCGACCGCCAGCGGTCGAAGACCGCGCAAGGAAGGCGCGCGCGTCGCGGCTGCAACGGCCGCACCTAGGGCGGCTGCGAGCAGTGCAACGTGCGTCGATCCGTCGTTCCAGAAGATTGCCAAGACGTACCAGGCGCCGAAGACCGTCGAGCAGAGCAGCACAACCGTCGAAGCGATCGCGGCTCGCCGCAAGCCGGGCGTTAGCAGCAAGGCTCCGAGGACGATCGCCGGCGCGGCAAACCGCAACGAGGCTCCGGTCGCGAGCTGGGCAACTGCCGTCTCGTAGCCGAACGGCAGCGCCGAGAATACGACGACCGCCGCGAGCGCCGCCCAGCCGAGACTTCGCCGGTCGCGGGCGATCAGCGGACCCGCAGCCGCCGCGCAGATCGCCAGAAGCGCAAAAGGAGAGAGGCGTGCGGCGACGATCACGAGCAGCCAGAGCGCGGCCGCGCCGTGCGCGAGGATCGTCGACGCGTACGGGTGCGCGAACGAAGCCGCGGCCGGGGGCGAGATCGCCGCGCCTTTTGCGAGCAGCGCATCGCGCAGCACCCACGCACACAGCGCCGCCGCCGCGGCGCGCCAAACCCGAAAGCGTGCGCGTCCGGCGAGCAGTGCAATCAGCGTAAAGAGCCACCCCTGCGGTTTGATCAACGCGGTAAGCGCGGCCGATCGCGCGGCCGCAGCGCCGCCGCCTCCGGGGCGCAACGCCCAAAGCGTCTCGAGCCAAAACGCTGCGAGCCAGACGTCGTTCTGCAGCGTGCCCCCTTGAATCGCCAGCGGGTAGGCGGTGACGATCGCGGCGGCGAGCGCGTCGGCGAGCAGCGGCGACGCGCCGAACTCACGTGCCCACGTTGCGCAGCGAAAGCCGAGCAAGGCCAAGGCACAGAGCCCACTGTACGGCAATGCAAACGGACCGCCGGCCGCGTAGAGCGCAGCGGCAAAGAGTTCCGATGCCGGCGGATACCACCAGTAGCGCGTCGCCGACGTCCAGATCGAATGCGCTTGCACCCATGAAGCGGCGTTGGGCAGGTGATAGGAGAGCGAGTCGCCGTCGAGCAGCGGCCGCATCAACTGCGGCCACCCAACGAGCAGCAGAGCTGCAATCAGAATGTACGGCGGATCGGGCGGCAGCGTTTGTTTTGCGAAGCGCGGCTCGCGCCGGCGAATGTCGGCGATCGCGATAGCGAGCAGCAGTGCCCCGAAACACGCGGCGGGGTACAGCATGCCGACTGCGCCCAGCGCAAGCGGGATCGCCACGCCCAAGATCAACGCATCGCGCAGCCGGTCGGGGAAATCGTACTGCGTGCTTTGC is part of the Candidatus Cybelea sp. genome and harbors:
- a CDS encoding AI-2E family transporter, encoding MSAELWRRIGWITGAVAVVAGAIWLAARIPRTISIFVIAAFIAFGVQPLSVRLERRMPKPVAVGIVFLGLLVLVVVFLVIVVPLTIAQTQVLVANIPAYASTIQTWLLSAQDALDRYLPAVKLPPGFNIGRIGTAQISSFVSDAVASLGAIALNTATAFFIAFSSIILSVFFLLNDTQIAEGFAALFPPRRRETARKLAAEVTEVFGNYISGQVIVSAITGAVIAILTAILGFKFSLIIGLISAVAYAIPIIGMLIAELIAVPLSLPQGLGMVVWVQIVMFGMARVSDNVLVPKIMGQSVGVSPIGAMFAVFAGGELFGIPGLILGIPAAALLKILWRYFMAPWITAQLEKN